The Campylobacter concisus sequence TTTCTAAGCACTAGCTCGCTTCCACACTCTGGGCATTTCTCACCGATCGGAGTGGCTGTTTTTAGGCTTTTTATTCCAGTTTTGCCAGCGCTAATTTTTTCCATAAATGGATAGTAAAAGTCGCTTAGTACCTTTTGCCAGTCAGCCTTGTCAAGTGCGATCTCATCGAGTTTTTCTTCAAGATGTGAGGTAAATTCGCTATCGACGATGTTGCTAAAGTGTTCCTCCAAAACGCCTATCATACTAAATGCGATCTCGTTTGGTATGAGTTGCTTTTTCTCGATCCTCACGTAGTCTCTTGATGTTAGCAGCGAGATGGTCGGTGCGTAGGTGCTTGGGCGGCCGATGCCTAGGCTCTCTAGCTTTTTAACAAGGCCAGCCTCTGAGTACCTGGCTGGTGGCTCGGTGAAGTTTTGTGTGCTTTTTATGCTTTGCAAACTCATCTCGTCGCCCTTTTTTAAATTTGGCAAGATTTTATCCTTATCAAGCTCGCCATAAACCTTGTAAAAGCCGTCAAATAGCACCTTTCTGCCACTTATCTTAAACTCGCCTTTTTCGCTTGCGACATAGACATTTTGCGTTTGGCTCACACATGCGCTCATTTGGCAGGCTAAAAATCTATTGTAGATGAGCGTGTAGAGTTTGAGCGCATCTTTTTCTAAAAATTTAGCGGCGATTTGCGGTGTGAAGTTTAAATTTGTAGGGCGGATCGCTTCGTGGGCTTCTTGCGCACCTTTTGAGCTTGTCGTGTAGCTTATCGCTTTGGCTGGCAGATACTCTTTGCCGTAGTTTTGCAGGATGTGCTCTCTAGCGGCTGCGACGGCCTCTTTGGCTAAATTTAAGCTGTCCGTTCTCATGTAAGTGATCGCACCCATGAAACCCTCGTTTGTTTGCACGCCCTCATATAGGCTTTGAGCGATCATCATGGTCTTTTTGGGGCTAAAGCCAAGGCGGTTGCTCGCACTTTGCTGAAGTGTTGATGTCATAAATGGCGGGCTTGGCTGGATCTTTCTATCCTTGCTCTCGATCTCACGGACGCTAAATTTCTCATTTTGTAAATTTTCAATGATGTATTTTGCGCGGTCTGGGTTTTGGATAGTGAGCTTTTCGATCTTTTGGTTTTCAAATTTAACTAGCTCGGCGTCTAGGTCTTTTTTAAAAACGGTGTCGATAGTGTAGTATTCAACCGGCTTAAATGCCTGAATTTCACGCTCACGGTCGACTATTATCTTTAGTGCCGCACTTTGCACCCTGCCAGCACTTAAGCCTTTTTGTATCTTTAAATTTAAAAGCGGACTTAGCTTATAGCCAACGATGCGGTCAAGTAAGCGCCTTGTTTGCTGGGCATTGACGCTGTTCATATCGACGTGTCTTGGGCTTTTTAGAGCGTTTTGTATGGCGCTTTTGGTGATCTCGTGAAAGACGATGCGAGGCAGGCTGGTTGGCTCTTTGCCGATGGCATTTGCTATGTGAAACGCGATCGCCTCACCCTCTCTATCCTCATCGGTCGCGAGGTAAATTTCATCTGCACCCTTGGCTAGCTCTTTTATCTCTTTTACAATGGCGGAGTGATCGCTGTTTACGCGGTACTCTGGGGTAAATTTATCATCCTCTATCTTGATGCCAAAGCTCGTTTTTGGCAGGTCTCTGATGTGGCCTTTTGAGGCGATGACGTTATAGCTTTTGTCTAAGAAATTCTTGATAGTCTTTGCTTTTGCGGGAGATTCCACGATGATTAAGCTTTTCATTTATATATAGCCTTTGAATTTTTTGGCGTAATTGTAGCAAAAATAATTTTTAAAGTATCAAGGCATAAAAATCAAATCCATGTTAATCTTTAAAAATTTTTTCATTCATGCCTATAAAGTTTTTAGAAAATTTCACGATATAGTTTTTGTGCGACAAGAAGTCGTAACTAAAAAATTAAAAGGATTTACAATGAGTTTTCGTATTAACACAAACGTAAACGCACTTAACACACACGCTAACGCAGTTAGCAACAACACTGACCTATCTAAGTCACTTAACAAACTTAGCTCAGGTCTTAGGATTCAAACAGCTGCAGACGATGCTTCAGGTCTATCTATCGCAGATAGCTTAAGAAGTCAAGCCTCAGCTTTAGGTCAAGCTATTGCAAACGGTAATGATGCTATTGGTATCATTCAAGTTGCCGATAAAGCTATGGACGAGCAGCTAAAAATTCTTGATACTATCAAGACAAAAGCTACTCAATCAGCTCAAGACGGCCAAACAACTCAATCACGCCAAGCATTGCAAGCTGATATCGTTCGTCTAATGGAAGAGCTTGATAATATCGGTAACACTACTTCATTTAACGGTCAGCAACTACTAAACGGAACATTCTCTAATAAAGAATTCCAAATAGGTGCTTATTCAAACCAAACTGTTAAAGCAAGTATTGGTGCGACTACGTCTGATAAGATCGGTCTTACACGTTTTGAGAGTTCAAGACTACTTACAGCTATGGGTGAAGTAAACCTTAAATTCTTAAACGTTGATGGTGTAAACGATGTAGGTGTTACAGGCGCTACTATCTCAACAGGTATCGGTAAAGGCCTTGGCGCTCTAGCCGAGAACATCAACAAAGTTGCTGATAGAACTGGTGTTAGAGCTACAGCTGATGTTACTTGGAAAGCAAGTGCTGCTATTGGCGGTGGTTTAATTCAGTCTTTAACAATCAACGGCGTTAAAATCGGCGATCTAGAAGTTAAAGCAAATGATGCAAACGGTGCACTTGTAAATGCTATCAACTCTGTAAAAGATCAAACTGGTGTTGAAGCTTCTGTTGATGCTGAAACAGGCAAAATGGTATTAACAAGCCGTGATGGCCGTGCTATCGTAGCTTCTGGTAAAGACATCTCAAAGGGTCTTGGCGGTAAAGGTGCAGCTGCTAAAGGTACATCTTTAACCGGTTTCGTAGGTAGACTAAACCTTGTTCGTCTTGATGGTAGAGATATCAAGCTAAATGCTGGTGGCGTTGCTAAACTATCGCTAGCATTCTCTGCTAATGGTGGAGCTCAACAATCAGTATCTCTAAGAGATATAAGAGGACAAATAGATAAAACCCTAGCAACAGCTATGGGCTTCCAAAGAATGAGTGGAGCTTTATCAGTAGCTCAGTCTGCTGGTGTTATGACACTTCGCGGTGCGATGGCTGTTATGAGTATTGCTGAGTCTGCTCAAAAAACACTTGATCAAGTTCGTTCAGACCTTGGTTCAGTTCAAAACCAACTTCAAGCTACAGTTAATAACATCACTGTAACTCAAGTTAACGTAAAATCAGCAGAATCTCAAATCAGAGATGTTGATTTTGCTAGCGAGTCTGCTAACTTCTCAAAACATAATATCCTAGCTCAATCAGGTGCTTATGCCATGAGTCAAGCAAACAGCGTACAACAAAACGTAATGAAGCTACTACAATAGTTTCATTAAGGTTTTAGATAGAGGCTTTGTCGCAGTAACAAAGC is a genomic window containing:
- the topA gene encoding type I DNA topoisomerase translates to MKSLIIVESPAKAKTIKNFLDKSYNVIASKGHIRDLPKTSFGIKIEDDKFTPEYRVNSDHSAIVKEIKELAKGADEIYLATDEDREGEAIAFHIANAIGKEPTSLPRIVFHEITKSAIQNALKSPRHVDMNSVNAQQTRRLLDRIVGYKLSPLLNLKIQKGLSAGRVQSAALKIIVDREREIQAFKPVEYYTIDTVFKKDLDAELVKFENQKIEKLTIQNPDRAKYIIENLQNEKFSVREIESKDRKIQPSPPFMTSTLQQSASNRLGFSPKKTMMIAQSLYEGVQTNEGFMGAITYMRTDSLNLAKEAVAAAREHILQNYGKEYLPAKAISYTTSSKGAQEAHEAIRPTNLNFTPQIAAKFLEKDALKLYTLIYNRFLACQMSACVSQTQNVYVASEKGEFKISGRKVLFDGFYKVYGELDKDKILPNLKKGDEMSLQSIKSTQNFTEPPARYSEAGLVKKLESLGIGRPSTYAPTISLLTSRDYVRIEKKQLIPNEIAFSMIGVLEEHFSNIVDSEFTSHLEEKLDEIALDKADWQKVLSDFYYPFMEKISAGKTGIKSLKTATPIGEKCPECGSELVLRKGRYGEFIACSNFPKCKYSRNIAKDNEKSAEAGATVVAKPKRELKKLDVPCPKCGGEIVERFSRRGKFYGCANYPKCDFVSNYEPVEQKCDECGGDMIKKELKKGTFHECTKCKKKTLVSEN
- a CDS encoding flagellin B, producing MSFRINTNVNALNTHANAVSNNTDLSKSLNKLSSGLRIQTAADDASGLSIADSLRSQASALGQAIANGNDAIGIIQVADKAMDEQLKILDTIKTKATQSAQDGQTTQSRQALQADIVRLMEELDNIGNTTSFNGQQLLNGTFSNKEFQIGAYSNQTVKASIGATTSDKIGLTRFESSRLLTAMGEVNLKFLNVDGVNDVGVTGATISTGIGKGLGALAENINKVADRTGVRATADVTWKASAAIGGGLIQSLTINGVKIGDLEVKANDANGALVNAINSVKDQTGVEASVDAETGKMVLTSRDGRAIVASGKDISKGLGGKGAAAKGTSLTGFVGRLNLVRLDGRDIKLNAGGVAKLSLAFSANGGAQQSVSLRDIRGQIDKTLATAMGFQRMSGALSVAQSAGVMTLRGAMAVMSIAESAQKTLDQVRSDLGSVQNQLQATVNNITVTQVNVKSAESQIRDVDFASESANFSKHNILAQSGAYAMSQANSVQQNVMKLLQ